One region of Intestinimonas massiliensis (ex Afouda et al. 2020) genomic DNA includes:
- a CDS encoding SPL family radical SAM protein: MESVPAKHLLHRTRDGSWFGTDYTMNLYRGCCHGCIYCDSRSDCYRVEDFDTVRVKENALAVLRDDLRRKLRPGIVGMGAMSDPYNPFERELELTRNALSLLDAYGFGVTLATKSDLVVRDIDLLRFIQSRAPVLCKLTLTTADDALAAKLEPRAPSPTRRLEAVRALSRAGIPVCILLMPVLPFVEDTEENVLAVTEAAAEAGARYIYPAFGMTQRQGQRSWYLDRLEAAFPGRGLREKHEKRYGDRYVCTSPRARRLWEVFSRRCGELGLLYEMRHITANYQRGYEDRQLSFLD; this comes from the coding sequence TTGGAATCTGTCCCGGCCAAGCATCTGCTGCACCGGACCAGGGATGGCTCCTGGTTCGGCACGGACTACACCATGAATCTGTACCGGGGCTGTTGCCACGGCTGTATCTACTGCGACAGCAGGAGCGACTGCTATCGGGTGGAGGACTTTGATACCGTGCGGGTCAAGGAGAACGCCCTGGCCGTCCTGCGGGACGACCTCCGGCGCAAGCTCCGCCCCGGTATTGTAGGCATGGGGGCCATGAGCGACCCCTACAACCCGTTTGAGCGGGAGCTCGAGCTCACCCGGAACGCGCTGTCCCTGCTGGACGCCTATGGCTTCGGGGTCACCCTGGCCACCAAGAGCGATCTGGTGGTCCGGGACATCGACCTGCTCCGGTTTATCCAGAGCCGCGCTCCGGTGCTGTGCAAGCTGACCCTCACCACGGCGGACGACGCTCTGGCCGCCAAGCTGGAGCCCCGGGCGCCCAGCCCGACCCGGCGGCTGGAGGCCGTGCGGGCGCTGTCCAGGGCGGGCATCCCGGTGTGTATCCTGCTGATGCCGGTGCTCCCCTTCGTCGAGGACACCGAGGAGAACGTCCTGGCGGTGACCGAGGCGGCGGCGGAGGCCGGGGCCCGGTACATCTACCCCGCCTTCGGCATGACCCAGCGGCAGGGCCAGCGGAGCTGGTATCTGGACCGGCTGGAGGCCGCTTTCCCCGGCCGGGGCCTGCGTGAGAAGCACGAAAAGCGCTATGGGGACCGGTATGTCTGCACCAGCCCCCGGGCCAGGCGGCTGTGGGAGGTGTTCTCCCGGCGGTGCGGCGAGCTGGGGCTTTTGTACGAGATGAGGCACATCACGGCCAACTACCAGCGGGGCTATGAGGACCGGCAGCTCAGTTTTTTGGATTGA
- a CDS encoding dicarboxylate/amino acid:cation symporter translates to MKHKPPLSVQILIGLLLGVLAGLALQAAPDVARTYIKPFGVLFLNLIKMVVVPLVFASITVGTCGLGDAKKVGRIGGKTILFYLCTTALAVTLGLLAANLFPVGRGLGQVAQESAGAAGTTVSVADTLLNIVPTNPVAALAEGNMLQIIFFALCLGGAILLIGEKGLPLLAVCDSLAEAMYALTGFIMKLAPVAVFALIAPVVAELGPRVLLAFLGVILVVYGACLLHMLVGYSIAVGGIARVNPLTFFRTALPALVFAFSSASSAGTLPFSMEAARRLGVPAPVRSFVLPLGATINMDGTAIYQGVCALFIANAYGIPLDLGQQVTIVLTCTLASVGTAGVPGAGVVMLTMVLQSVGLPVEGVALVAGIDRVLDMARTTVNITGDIACSAVVAATEGGLKPERP, encoded by the coding sequence ATGAAACATAAGCCGCCCCTTTCCGTGCAGATTCTGATCGGCCTGCTCCTGGGCGTCCTGGCCGGGCTGGCCCTGCAGGCCGCGCCGGACGTCGCCCGAACCTATATCAAGCCCTTCGGCGTTCTGTTCCTCAACCTCATCAAAATGGTGGTGGTGCCTCTGGTGTTCGCCTCCATCACCGTGGGCACCTGCGGCCTGGGAGACGCCAAAAAGGTGGGCCGCATCGGCGGAAAAACCATTTTGTTCTACCTGTGCACCACCGCGCTGGCCGTCACGCTGGGTCTGCTGGCGGCCAACCTCTTTCCGGTGGGGCGGGGGCTGGGCCAGGTGGCGCAAGAATCCGCCGGAGCCGCCGGGACGACGGTCAGCGTCGCCGACACCCTGCTGAATATCGTCCCCACCAATCCTGTGGCCGCCCTGGCCGAGGGCAATATGCTCCAAATCATCTTTTTCGCCCTGTGCCTGGGCGGGGCCATCCTGCTCATCGGAGAGAAAGGCTTGCCCCTGCTGGCGGTGTGCGACAGTCTGGCCGAGGCCATGTACGCCCTCACCGGATTCATCATGAAGCTGGCCCCCGTCGCCGTCTTCGCCCTCATCGCCCCAGTGGTGGCCGAGCTGGGCCCCCGGGTGCTGCTTGCCTTTCTGGGGGTCATCCTGGTGGTATACGGGGCCTGCCTACTCCACATGCTGGTAGGCTACTCCATCGCCGTGGGGGGCATCGCCCGGGTCAACCCCCTGACCTTCTTCCGGACCGCCCTGCCCGCTCTGGTATTCGCCTTCTCCTCCGCCAGCTCGGCGGGCACCCTCCCCTTCTCCATGGAGGCCGCCCGCAGGCTGGGGGTGCCCGCTCCGGTGCGCTCCTTCGTCCTGCCCCTGGGGGCCACCATCAACATGGACGGCACCGCCATCTACCAGGGGGTGTGCGCCCTCTTTATCGCCAACGCCTATGGCATCCCTCTGGACCTGGGGCAGCAGGTCACCATCGTGCTCACCTGCACGCTGGCCTCCGTCGGCACCGCCGGGGTCCCCGGCGCGGGAGTGGTGATGCTCACCATGGTACTCCAGTCGGTGGGCCTGCCCGTGGAGGGGGTAGCCCTGGTGGCGGGCATCGACCGCGTCCTGGACATGGCCCGCACCACCGTCAACATCACCGGCGACATCGCCTGCTCGGCCGTGGTGGCCGCCACCGAGGGCGGGCTGAAACCGGAGCGCCCATAA